CTGCCATCAGGGCATCACTTAACAAAGACGATGACCAGAGCAGCAAGCCAGCAAGCATTAACAAACGAGAAAGAAACCAAGAATAGTTCCTATTTTTTTACTAAAGAACCATAAAGAATACCCTGTTGCGGGTCCAAACACGGTTCACGAGTCCTGATTCCCCGCGATAAGCCAAAGCGTGAGTTTTTTCAAGTGTCCACACTTATCCAAAATGAAATACAAATTCGCATAGGCCGTGCTACTGTGCTAGCAAGCAACTGATCCTAGTCATACACTGGGCAGCAGGCAGCGAGCATTCCACTCCACGACGCAACCATCCGGCGCCGGTCTCCGTTCGTCGTCCCAGTCTCCGCGCCGTCCCGTAACAATCACAACACTGCAGGTAGTAGCTCAGTTtcagtggtcgccggcgagccactcGACTCGAGCGCACGGCCAAATTGTTGGACCGAAATCCGGTTCCTCCCCACCGAACGGCTACGCATCCGCCATGCTCGTCGCCCTCCTCTGCCTCCTCGCCTgctgcgccggcgccggcgcagcaggcgccgccgcgccgaacgCGCGCCCGTGCGCGTCGCCCTACTCGACCAGCGCCTACCCGTTCTGCGACGCGTCGCTCTCCATCCCggcccgcgcgcgcgcgctcgtctCGCTGCTCACCCTGGACGAGAAGATCGCGCAGCTGTCCAACACGGCGGGCGGCGTCCCGCGCCTGGGCATCCCGCCCTACCAGTGGTGGTCCGAGTCGCTCCACGGCCTCGCCGACAACGGGCCCGGGGTCAACTTCTCCTCGGGCCCCGTCCGCGCCGCCACCGACTTCCCGCAGGTCATCCTGTCCACCGCCGCCTTCAACCGCTCGCTGTGGCGCGCGGTCGCCGAGGCCGTCGCCACGGAGGCCCTCGGCATGCACAACGCCGGCCAGGCCGGCCTCACGTATTGGGCGCCTAACATCAACATCTTCCGAGACCCAAGGTGGGGCCGCGGCCAGGAGACGTCCGGGGAGGACCCCGCTGTCGCTGCCGCGTACTCCCTCGAGTATGTCAAGGGTTTCCAGGGAGAGGAAGGAGAGGAAGGCAGAATCAGGCTCTCTGCGTGCTGCAAGCACTATACAGCGTATGACATGGAGAAATGGGAAGGCTTCTCGCGGTACACCTTCAATGCCAAGGTGAACGCGGCCACGTCTCTTCATTTCTCTGAACTTGTATAATATTGATTAAACAAGTTCCGTAGATATCCACCGCCCAACAGTCATTCATATCTTGGCTCATGCATAGAGAAACACGGAGTCACGGACATGTTAAAAATCAAAATCTCTCTCTTCATATACTCTGCTTATAGAAATAAATATGCTCAGTTCAAAAGTCGAAGTACAACCATATTTATTTTGCACTATTTTTGTTGCAAGTTGGGATTGTAATCCACTGCTCGCAGGTAAATGCACAAGATTTGGAAGACACGTACCAGCCGCCTTTCAAGACCTGCATCCAGGAGGCTCGTGCTAGCTGCTTGATGTGTGCATATAACCAGGTCAATGGTGTGCCTATGTGTGCTCACAAAGATCTTCTGCAGAAGACCAGGGATGAATGGGGCTTCCAGGGGTATGCTACTTGTTCTTCCTCTGAATTTGCCTCCGTTGAGACTTGGACCACAGAATATTTCAGGAATGACAAGGAATTTCATTATATGAACCAACAAATCCAGCATTTCCATTTTTTGTTTACATGTGTTCGTTTGATTCTCTCAAGGTACATTACATCTGATTGTGATGCTGTGGCAATTATTCATGAAAACCAGACATACACTAAATCAGGCGAAGATTCAATAGCAATTGTTCTTAAGGCAGGTTAGTACCCTCAAGACTTATACTGGAAAAACACGATTTGTTTCTCTTTGTAGACTAGAAGTGGCTTCTCAGTTAAATCTAGCATTTTTTGGGGGGCCAatcaaatctagcttttcaaatgTAGATACTATATGTTGGAAAATGGTAGTCAAGTCCAACTGATGTAAGCCTTATTTTGGTAACCCCCAATATTACAAAGCTATGTACATACTTGTTCCGTTTTGAGGCTTACCCGTTCTGTTTCCAGTGATTCCTTGAGAACCTTGCTGTTCGGAGGTTTCGACATCATGTCAAACTAAATTCCTTAGAACATCATCTGCCATCTCACATTTACGTCTTGAATCTATCAGCTGATCTTTTGCTGAGGTGTTAGGATTACTCTATTTTTTGAAGGAATGGATATCAACTGTGGTTCTTTCCTAGTTCGGCATACTAAGTCAGCAATTGAGAAGGGAAAAATTCAAGAAGAAGATATCGACCGTGCCCTTTTTAATCTATTCTCGGTTCAGTTGCGTCTTGGAATATTTGATAAGCCCAGCAACAACCAATGGTTCTCTCAACTAGGGCCCAACAGTGTGTGCACGAAAGAGCATAGAGAGCTTGCAGCAGAAGCTGTAAGGCAGGGTGCTGTCCTTCTGAAGAATGACCATAATTTTTTGCCTCTGAAGAGAAGCGAAGTTAGACATGTTGCCATCATTGGACCATCTGCAAATGACGCGTATGCGATGGGCGGAGACTATACAGGTCTCACTCTCACACCACTGCCTCGAATGAGCATTTGCTGAACTTACTATTGTGTATACATTTTAACATTATATTCACTTTATTCAGGTGTTCCCTGCAATCCTACGACCTTCCTTAAGGGCATTCAAGCATATGCTACACAAACAAGCTTTGCCCCTGGATGCAAGGATGCTTCCTGTAACTCAACAGATTTGTTTGGCGAAGCTGTTGAAGCAGCTAAAAGAGCCGATATTGTTGTCGTAATTGCTGGCTTGAACCTGACAGAAGAGCGTGAGGACTTCGAcagagtgagccttctccttccAGGCAAGCAGATGGGCCTCATACATGCCATTGCTAGTGTAGCGAAGAAGCCCCTTGTGTTGGTTCTCCTGGGTGGTGGTCCTGTTGATGTTTCGTTTGCAAAGCAAGATCCACGAATCGCAAGCATTCTTTGGCTCGGATATCCTGGCGAGGTTGGTGGACAAGTCCTTCCAGAAATTCTTTTCGGAGAGTACAACCCAGGTGAGTGAATAACCTCTTGAAAGAAAATATGACTGGCAATGGCATGTATTGCAATGAAAAAGTTGTGGTGGCCGCTGAACTAACTTGGCTGTTGATGTAATGCAGGAGGAAAGCTGCCTATAACTTGGTATCCTGAATCCTTTACTGCTATTCCCATGACTGATATGAACATGAGAGCTGATCCTTCACGAGGCTACCCTGGGAGAACATATCGATTTTACACTGGAGATGTAGTGTATGGCTTTGGATATGGTTTAAGTTACTCCAAATATTCATATAGCATCTCCTCGGCTCCGAAGAAGATCACCGTGTCGCGTTCATCCGATTTGGGCATTATCAGCAGAAAGCCTGCATACACAAGGAGGGATGGACTAGGCTCTGTGAAAACTGAAGATATCGCTTCATGTGAAGCTCTGGTTTTCTCTGTTCACGTCGCTGTTTCGAATCATGGTAGCATGGATGGGAGTCATGCTGTTCTTCTGTTCGCGAGATCGAAATCAAGCGTCCCGGGCTTTCCTATAAAACAGCTGGTTGGCTTTGAGAGTGTCCACACGGCGGCTGGCAGTGCATCCAATGTGGAGATTACTGTTGACCCCTGCAAGCAAATGAGCGCAGCCAATCCTGAAGGCAAAAGGGTACTTCTGTTGGGTGCCCATGTTCTAACGGTGGGTGATGAAGAGTTCGAATTATCCATTGAACTCTGACAGGGATGTGCCAAGTCCTACCATTTTATGGAGTTCAAAGTTGGGAATAATCTGATGAAACTTGTAAAGAAACACGTTGTAAAGATTCATTATTGAGCTGGATGCGTGTACGGTAAACATGCTGTGACCTGTGAAGATTCATCATTTGAGTTGGGTGCTAGTACAATTGCAGCCATTTTGCGGTATAAACTGCCGAAAAATACATCCAGCACACTACTCTGAATCGTATAGATAGATTTAATTAAAAGGTTGGAACAAACAGCACACTACTGCCAGAAATAAAAAGGGTACATGACCACCCAAAGATGTGCCGGTATCATCTGCCAGAAACTCGGAACAATTCGAGGCGTTTTGTCGTGTCATACACTCATTGTCAAGTTAACGTGGCGAGGTGGCGCCGACGCGCCGCGCCGCACCGCACCGCACCAGAGTCACACAGGGGAACTGCGAACTGGATCCAAAATTCGGAACTACCAGTGGCAGACTGGCAGTACAGGCTACCAGCCCACATGCTTTTCTTTCCCTCCCGTTCCCCGTCTGTCTCCCTCTCGTCGCATCGCGCACCGCTTCCCCAGTTCCCCCAGCTCCCCCCACCTTCCGTTGCCTTCTCGAACTCAACCCCCGCCCCCGTCGCGGATCGTCATGGCCGCCGGCCTCGCCTTCCCCGTCGCCTCCTTTCCACTCGCCTGCGTCTCCTCACCTCCCCACCCCGGGCACCGCATCTGCTGCGCGATCCCGTCGTCGTCCTCGCGCCGCACCGTCAAATCCTCGCCGCTCCGCGCGACTACCGTCCTCTCCAGGGAACGACGGGGCACGGGCCGTGGCGCGTCCGTAGTGTGCGCTGTCCAAGGCCAGGACACGACCATCCAAGGTACCCGGGTGACGTGTGTATGTGGATTCGTCCGTACGTAGAATTGTATAAATTGTTCATAGATTTGGTCCTTTGGAGGGGGCTGCAGATTTGGTTCTAGGAATCAACAAGTAGGATAGGATCGTATCGTAGGAGGATGCTGTGTCGTTTAGGTTGCGTGGTCTCCTCTACGTAGCCGACTGTTCGCTGGAATTAGCTAGGGAGGCAAAGGTTACGACACCAAGGGCGCAGCTGCGCAGCATTCTGGATGTGAGGTTCTTGTTTTTTCTAGCAACTCCACACAAGCAGCTGTTGACGTGTGTGCTTCTAGCTCTTTGTGAATATCTACCTTAAGTGACTTCAGACCATCTAAAAGAGACTAGCTAAATGACTCGCCAATCCAAATTTTATCTACTCAAAAGCAAAACAACTCTTCAACATCTAACCCGTCAAGCTATCTGACTTTTCAAATTGGCTTCCTCACTAGTCCAACGTGTGTGCTTCTAGCTCTTTATTGCTGCCAAAGCACGCAATCTTTCCCTATGTAATCCGTCTATTGGTGTAACCGTTTAGGGCTTATTCAGTTAGGGGTGGATTAAAGGTGATTGGAGGGGGATTAAATCTCTTCCTAGTCAAAACTGAATAGAAATGGATTTAATCCCCTACATTTTCCTTGCAACCGAACAAGGTTTTAAGTGGCATTTCTTTTAGATGCACTCAATGAAAATCAGGTGGGAAGTCTCCCTCACCTCCGCAGACCTGTCCAAAACAAAACACCTTTTAGTGCAACCAGGGATTCATGCATGTGCATTGGTGACTTGCTTTATCACTTGTTTGGTTAACCCCCTCTTCCAGGAGAACTCGAGGGAACAAGGGGCAGGGCATATTCTGATATTCGGTTGCAAGAGATTAAATCCCACCCAGGAAGAGATCAAACTATGGGTATCTGCTTTCTATGCAGAGTAAACTTGCAGCCAATCTTATCAGAAAATGCGGACCAACCTTCTCCTCTGTATGCAGTCCTATAGATTTCAGGCAGGATTGGTTCCATGACTCTAGAGAAGTGGCTCGATTCCAGACGGCAGTGAGGAGGTTTCGCGGAGACAGGAGAAGTGGTCTAACTAAACACGTTTGGAGAAGTGGGCTAACTGAACTGTATTTTAGGGAGGAACAGGATTGAATCTAGGCTATGATTGATCCACAACTGAACAAGGCCtaagggatttaatcccctcaatCACTTTTAATCCTCTTCAATCCCCAGCAAACCGATCAAGCCCTTAGGTATGTATCACAATTTCTAATATTGTCGAATAGGGCTGCTATGATCGAAATATGGAAGTATACAACTTTGGAGGTGGGGGTGATATAGAAGTCCTGACTTATTCTGTATTAGTTAAATACTTAAATGTATAGATTCATTTATGACTCATGTGGGTCATGTACCCCTTTTTATTTCATCGATTTGGTATGGTGGCGTGTAACACCCTTTGGTTTGATGAGGATGTATCACATCACATTGTTAATCCCTGGGATAACTGAATGCATTTCCTATTAGTCCCTTTAGTGTGGTTGCTTTATACATAACATAATTATcttgaagtttaaaataaaagTTGTTTGCTAAAATGAAATTTGCAAAGATTAAAACCAGCAATGCTTGTTTCTTAGCCATGATTAATAATAGCTTAGGAGATTGCTTCTTGTTCTTTTAATAACTATCAATTTTGACAGTTGCAACATGCTTTTTGCACAAATCAAGGCATATTTGAACTGTTCAGATGTATCATATTGGGATCGACATATCATGCTGGGTTCAATTGTACATTATTGTGTTTCCTTGGAATGATCAAGCACACGGGTATCTACTATCTAGTACTTGTGTTGCATTCAAAATGACAACCTTTATGTTGATGTACTCTTTTATTGCTGAGAAAGCACCAAAACACCCAGTTCTCCTATGTGCATCCAGAGATCCATGCATGTGCATGGGTGACTATGACTTGCTTTATTATGGTATAATAGTATAATTAGCAACATGTTTTTTGGCACAAAGTGAGGCATATTCTAACTTATTGGATGCATTTTCTCCTTACTTCTAGCACCTTCATTTATACATCCATCTTCTTATGTCCTGACATTTGGTTTACCATGTTTGTCAAATCATTATTTTAAATCAATGTGCTTCAGTTACCCTCATTTATACATCCATCTCCTTATGTTCCGACATTTGGTTTAGCATGATTGTCAAATCATTAATTCGAATCAATGTGCTTCAAGTAAACTATTTTCCTTTTAGAGCATAATTCCCCTGAAACTAAAGTTTTTCTTTACAAAAAGAAGACTCCTTTGCAATTTCGCGTGGCATTCGAAGTAATGTTGGTTAAGAATGGAAAAACCTGGGCATACCTAAATCATTATATTGCTCTGCATAAAACTTAATGTTGCACTGGTACAAATTGTCCCTTTAAACTGTATTGTTAGTAGTAGTATTTCGTAGAAAACAAAATCTAATCGAGAAAATTATCTCTCCCATTCAATCGCACCTGAAACTCTTTTATCATTGTTGTAATATCTTGAGATTCCTTCCTTTGTTGTTGATACTATACCTATGGATCAATCAATTGCTACTCTAATTTTTGAACTGCTCAATTGCAGTCCCAGATGTGACAAAGTCAACATGGCAATCACTCGTGATCGAGAGCGAGCTTCCTGTCCTGGTTGAGTTCTCGGCGGCATGGTGCGGGCCATGCAAGATGATAGAACCAGTTGTTGGCAAGCTCTCGAAGGACTACGAGGGGAAGCTGAAATGCTACAAGCTAAACACAGATGAGAGCCCGGACATCGCAAGCCAGTACGGGGTCCGGAGCATCCCCACCACGATGATCTTCAAGGATGGCGAGAAGAAGGATTCGGTTATCGGGGCCGTGCCAGAGAGCACACTGGTCACATGCATCGAGAAATTTGTCGAGAGGTAGAATGCGTAGTGGATCTCTTGAGCGGTTTCCTTTAAATCAAAAGGTCATTTCGAGACCACTTGGGCCATACAGAACAATTCTATAACTGCCTCTAGATGATGGGATTATATGTATATTATATACTCTGTTATTATTGTTTGAAGAAAGCGGCATGAAATTTGTGTCCACCCCAGCCTTGGTTTTGTTTTCTTATTCTTTAGAGGCTCTGAACTGTGTAACGTGGACGACCGAGAACCTCGTTCTATTCTTCTCATAATATATAAGAATGCACACATGAAACATCATTCCTTATGGCCATCTCCAATAATATGCTTGAGATATACATCTTGTTTCCGATATTCATCTGATTATTATGTACCACACGTGAGCCTGAACTAGGGATCGTGTTGCATCCAGAATGGCAACACGTATACTCGACGGCTGCATGTAAGGATGGGGCCTCTTGTTCGTACTGCAGAATTTCTTCGTTACGCCAATTATCAAGACCAATTACAGCAGAATCTCTATCTCACTCTTTATTTTAAACTCTACTCTATAAACCATACAATTTACAATATAAAACAGTACTTTACACTTCCTTTACACGCCTTGCTCTGAGGACCGCAGGGAGTGAGTCAGGCAAGAACCATCGACCAGTGGGTCCATTCCGTGATCCGGCAGATTCTGCAGAACAGCGGGCGGTCTGTGTGTCTGGATCTGCGATCGGTAGTCCTCTAGATTCAATGCGGGCCTAATCTGAGTACTGATTGCCCCAACCCGACTGGTGTGGTACGTACTGACCTGTGGAGGGATTATTAAAAAAAACACGCGCTGCCGGTGGGTGCTAAACGTGCGTCGGCGCCAGGATCAGGATTTGGATCACATGACTGAACTCCAGCCTTCCACCGTCGCTGGCAGTGGCAGTGGCAGTGGCGCTGTGGCAGgtggcctcggccagccgtcggtgtggcggaacgcggcagGTCGCGACGGACCCTCTGGGTTCTTCTCCGCAACGACCGGACCCCTCCAAGCGAATGATTGCCCGTGCGCGGGGCAGCCGGGCCGCGCGGCCCATGGCCAATATCTTTATCACGCCACGAACGCCCGACCGGATGAGACCGCCACAGGATGAGTCCATATCTTCATTATTATTTACCAACTCAACCGCTGTGGCCACTGTTCGGTGCCAGGATCCTATCTATCTCCGCCTCCGCGACGGCGACGACGCATGCTTATTGCCTTAAACTAGACCACGTGGTGGCGGCCATGGCGCAAGATTAAACATGACAAAGGAGCTCCATGACCCGCGACGCAACCACCTCGCTGGTCAGGTCCGCCGTCCTCGTGCTGCGGAGCAACCGAGCAAGTGGCCGCCGTCTGACCTCTGACTGAAGGCCACGCACGGGAATCTGCCGGCCCCCGGCTTTGGGCCGGTAGCGCAAGCCAATAATAattgaaatatatatatatatagagagagccctgggctctatttaGCTAGAGGAAGCCCCAGCCAAATATGAACGCACGTGCATTCTCAGCCGACTGACCTTTCAGTTTCCATATAAATACCGACGTGCTCCCGCGATTAGCTCCTTTGCTCCCGGCTCAGTTTCCATAACCGCAAAACCCCAACCCCGCCACGACTCCGGGAATCTCCGCCGATTCTTTCATCCCCGGCGACTCCGCTCCCCTTTCCGACGACTCTTCCAACCCCtcgccgctcgttgtcgatccagtCGCAAACGGCATTTGAGCGGCGCGTCCTCGGTGTCCCCAATCCTCGCTCCAATATTCGCGCCGTTGCGTCCGGAGACCGGAGAAAACCCTACCTTCTCCGCCGACGCTTCTACTCCTTCGCTCTCCGCCGACCCGACTGCTTCCACGTTCTCCGCCATCCTCAACATTCGCCGCCGTCAACGGGTACCGCTCCAATTGGTAGTCCATCCCCAAACATTTTCGGTGTGTTCTTCCCAACCCTAGCTCGCGCGCATTTCATTGGATCGAGTTCGACTGTCAACAAACGAGTTGTTTTTTATTCATTTTGCATTGTGTGGATCACGGCTAGGGTTGAAATTATTTATGCAGTTGATGTATTACATTTACGCACATTTACACAGTTGGTTACACACACTTACACAGTTGGTTACGCACATGTACACAGTTGTTTATGCACATTAGGTTACATGTTTATGCACATTAGTTAAAGTTTTTTGCATCATATTATGTTCAATTGGTAATTGAGTGGTCATCTAGTTGTTTTTGTGACTGCATACACTTATTTATTCCATTATTGTTATAGTTAATACATTGTGTGACagcatgtattgttttattgaatCATATCCAgttttttattattttaaaacAGACATTATTTATTACACTAGTTCATAGTTAATACAGATTGTTTATAGCAAGTTTTGTTTTGCTCAAACATATCAGTTTGCAGGCAAATTGTGTTTTATGTTTGCAATTGTATGCAATggtatgcaacatattcagatTTTTATGAACGTATAACAGGACAGAACATATATGCTACTGTGTTTCATGTATGCATCTGTATGCAACATATTCAGTTTGTTATGCTGGTATATCAGGTCAGAATATGTATGCATCTGTGTTTAGTAAATGATCAGCCAACTAGTTGTTTTTCATAGAGTATATGTTTTATATAAAATTTCATatctgtttagtgcatacatttaTGTATTTCAGATGATTACAGCTAATACATTATTTGGTTACAGCAAGGTCTGTTATTCACTTATTATTGAACAGTTCAGTACATGTTTTATCGAATCATATACAATTTTTTATTATTACAAAACAGACATTATTTATTACACTAGGTCACAGACAATACAGCTTGGTTATAGCAAGTTTTGTTTTGCTCAAACATATTCAAATTTTTATGCAACTGTGTTTAGTAAATGAGCAGTCAACTAGTTGTTTTTGTAGAGTATATTTGTTATATAAAATTTCATatctgtttagtgcatacatttaTGTATTTCAGAGCATTACAGCTAACACATTATTTGGTCACAGCAAGGGCTGTTTTTATTGAAACATATTCAGTTTTTCCTAATGATTGAACAGTTCAGTATGTGTATGCAAATGTAAATAGAGAACAGTATATTCAGATGTTTTAAGCTTGGTATGCAAATGTATTTCAGATGATTGAACAATTAGGTTCATTGATTCAATCATACCACACCATAAATACATATGCATATATAACATTTTTTTACAACATTGTATATTA
This portion of the Zea mays cultivar B73 chromosome 2, Zm-B73-REFERENCE-NAM-5.0, whole genome shotgun sequence genome encodes:
- the LOC100381616 gene encoding Probable beta-D-xylosidase 6, encoding MHNAGQAGLTYWAPNINIFRDPRWGRGQETSGEDPAVAAAYSLEYVKGFQGEEGEEGRIRLSACCKHYTAYDMEKWEGFSRYTFNAKVNAQDLEDTYQPPFKTCIQEARASCLMCAYNQVNGVPMCAHKDLLQKTRDEWGFQGYITSDCDAVAIIHENQTYTKSGEDSIAIVLKAGMDINCGSFLVRHTKSAIEKGKIQEEDIDRALFNLFSVQLRLGIFDKPSNNQWFSQLGPNSVCTKEHRELAAEAVRQGAVLLKNDHNFLPLKRSEVRHVAIIGPSANDAYAMGGDYTGVPCNPTTFLKGIQAYATQTSFAPGCKDASCNSTDLFGEAVEAAKRADIVVVIAGLNLTEEREDFDRVSLLLPGKQMGLIHAIASVAKKPLVLVLLGGGPVDVSFAKQDPRIASILWLGYPGEVGGQVLPEILFGEYNPGGKLPITWYPESFTAIPMTDMNMRADPSRGYPGRTYRFYTGDVVYGFGYGLSYSKYSYSISSAPKKITVSRSSDLGIISRKPAYTRRDGLGSVKTEDIASCEALVFSVHVAVSNHGSMDGSHAVLLFARSKSSVPGFPIKQLVGFESVHTAAGSASNVEITVDPCKQMSAANPEGKRVLLLGAHVLTVGDEEFELSIEL
- the LOC100272895 gene encoding putative thioredoxin superfamily protein, which produces MAAGLAFPVASFPLACVSSPPHPGHRICCAIPSSSSRRTVKSSPLRATTVLSRERRGTGRGASVVCAVQGQDTTIQVPDVTKSTWQSLVIESELPVLVEFSAAWCGPCKMIEPVVGKLSKDYEGKLKCYKLNTDESPDIASQYGVRSIPTTMIFKDGEKKDSVIGAVPESTLVTCIEKFVER